From a region of the Pecten maximus chromosome 18, xPecMax1.1, whole genome shotgun sequence genome:
- the LOC117316349 gene encoding cysteine-rich motor neuron 1 protein-like: protein MLRILFGVFLLFTVYTGSHGDGVSREDTGSHGDGVSGGDTGSRGGGGDTQDCPFPCIHDGVKYCHHLPCPHPPCSNPVTTHGDCCPHCPTDNTTDHCPSPCTQGGHKYCHPIPCPFPPCDHPVTTPGECCPHCDSAVVGKREEDHDCPHPCTQGGHKFCEPIPCPLPPCDNPVTTPGECCPHCPNRTECPHSCKVDDKVYCYSPGCPPPEPCPKWVRTPGDCCYHCEGEGRNDVVKTSCPHPCEVNGHHFCFPPPCPLPPCSNPVTLPGQCCQTCPEGDVTKHHRPIARSSDWPDPWRCYPPPPCPPPPPPPYCNTTIIAPYDLCCEVCDTACPHRCQWLGSTWCNPPECTPLLCPNPKLTDGDCCPHCEADLDRQ from the exons ATGTTACGTATACTGTTCGGAGTGTTTCTGTTGTTTACGGTGTACACAGGATCCCATGGGGACGGAGTGTCGAGAGAGGACACAGGATCCCATGGGGACGGAGTGTCCGGAGGGGACACAGGATCCCGTGGGGGCGGAGGGGACACACAGGATTGCCCCTTCCCTTGTATTCATGATGGAGTGAAGTACTGCCACCATTTACCTTGTCCCCATCCACCCTGTTCCAACCCAGTTACTACGCACGGAGATTGTTGTCCACACTGTCCCACAG ATAACACGACCGACCACTGTCCGAGCCCATGCACACAAGGAGGACACAAGTACTGCCACCCTATCCCGTGCCCGTTCCCTCCCTGTGATCATCCTGTCACCACCCCTGGGGAATGCTGCCCTCACTGTG ACAGTGCTGTAGTAGGCAAACGCGAGGAGGACCATGACTGTCCCCATCCCTGTACACAAGGCGGGCACAAGTTCTGTGAACCTATACCATGTCCCCTCCCACCATGTGATAATCCCGTCACCACCCCCGGGGAGTGTTGTCCACATTGTCCTAATCGTACAG AGTGTCCTCACTCGTGTAAGGTCGACGATAAGGTCTACTGCTACTCACCCGGATGTCCCCCACCGGAACCATGTCCGAAGTGGGTGCGCACACCTGGCGATTGCTGTTATCATTGCGAAGGGGAGG gTAGAAATGACGTGGTGAAGACGAGCTGTCCTCACCCATGCGAGGTAAATGGTCATCACTTCTGCTTCCCTCCTCCCTGTCCACTACCGCCTTGTTCTAATCCAGTCACCCTCCCGGGCCAGTGCTGCCAAACCTGCCCCGAAG GCGACGTAACGAAACATCACCGACCTATTGCAAGGTCAAGTGACTGGCCTGACCCCTGGAGGTGTTACCCACCCCCTCCTTGTCCtccaccccctcccccaccctaCTGTAACACCACAATCATAGCGCCATACGATCTGTGCTGCGAAGTCTGTGACACAG CCTGTCCCCACCGGTGTCAATGGCTGGGATCCACCTGGTGTAACCCTCCGGAATGTACCCCTCTCCTTTGTCCTAACCCTAAGTTGACGGACGGTGACTGTTGTCCCCACTGTGAAGCTGATCTCGACCGTCAATAA
- the LOC117316755 gene encoding UNC5C-like protein produces the protein MGPEDNRMSERGEWYLIGILATLAFLCFLIVIVLCIAICKRLGGRRSDDSRYGDRNRPGCNTCYTPQNPYPHYWEYREEPRPFTTRHPVSQLLQYNNPVFIPEEPIRAVEVNNPQSRVAREEERRSHTSIEGEAIGGHSQSSWRDIQKTTDRSITKMVGDKLVVYITKSIGHIGGFLVLDNMGISVEVPQGAVNVGETKDITLLLNWDLGDNPEMQSSQALVSPVVFVGPHGMKLNKPCVLSYMHCSFDSRHIQVMKSETDLFSAKKWEVMCKPNDANGSCVLTTSTCQLNINTFTLYTCLQCPPAGELGRKWLQIAVFSEGIKPGIEHQQVRVYFLNKTNCALQWAIHNEAQYGGKLICPEKLFLLSGTEKDVFVVITYVSRGWTLIDNSRQDRIPYLNIWHGQCPHVNVGFRRENPSMHEFNLNLDVKQDGRENESERIIAQIVQPEVAPPEVAQPDQVAISTPVPRKRTIPQCLRTRLQVLLDVTCPLAQNWKGLAEKIGYDGMIPFLESRIGSSPTEVLLQAMEQKAYTLQELQRILGEMGRTDAVNAIHEYVEPSEEPDTMLLKPCREAVENENVGHASSDQPLNEF, from the exons ATGGGCCCAGAAGACAATAGGATGAGTGAGAGGGGCGAGTGGTACTTGATAGGGATCCTAGCCACTCTGGCATTCCTATGTTTTCTGATCGTTATTGTACTCTGTATAGCAATATGTAAACGATTGGGAGGACGACGCAGCGATGATTCGCGATATGGAGATCGTAATCGTCCTGGTTGTAACACCTGTTATACTCCACAAAACCCGTATCCACATTATTGGGAATATAGGGAAGAACCACGACCGTTCACGACACGTCATCCTGTATCCCAGCTTCTTCAATATAACAATCCTGTTTTTATCCCCGAGGAACCAATTCGTGCGGTAGAGGTAAACAATCCACAGTCTCGAGTCGCTCGAGAGGAGGAGAGACGGTCACACACTTCGATTGAAGGGGAAGCCATTGGAGGACACAGTCAATCCTCATGGAGGGATATACAAAAGACCACAGACAGAAGTATCACCAAAATGGTAGGGGATAAGTTAGTAGTTTATATTACCAAGAGTATTGGTCACATTGGAGGCTTCCTCGTTCTGGATAATATGGGCATCTCGGTTGAAGTTCCTCAAGGAGCTGTTAATGTGGGCGAAACGAAGGATATCACATTGTTATTAAACTGGGATTTAGGTGATAATCCGGAAATGCAGTCAAGCCAAGCCCTGGTGAGTCCCGTGGTGTTTGTAGGACCTCACGGGATGAAACTCAACAAACCATGCGTTCTGAGTTATATGCACTGTTCTTTTGATTCTCGTCATATTCAAGTGATGAAAAGTGAAACGGATCTTTTCTCAGCAAAAAAATGGGAAGTGATGTGTAAACCAAATGACGCAAACGGTTCATGTGTACTGACAACCAGTACATGTCAATTAAACATTAACACGTTCACGTTATACACGTGTCTCCAATGTCCACCAGCTGGTGAGTTAGGTAGGAAGTGGCTCCAGATTGCTGTGTTCTCTGAAGGCATTAAGCCAGGAATAGAACACCAACAG GTCAGGGTGTATTTCCTCAACAAGACTAACTGTGCTCTACAGTGGGCCATCCACAACGAGGCACAGTATGGCGGGAAACTTATATGTCCTGAAAAGCTCTTTTTGCTGTCCGGAACAGAGAAAGATGTTTTCGTAGTTATTAC ATATGTATCCCGGGGATGGACGTTGATTGACAACTCTAGACAAGATCGTATCCCGTACCTTAACATCTGGCATGGACAATGCCCTCACGTTAATGTAGGTTTTCGGCGGGAAAATCCGTCCATGCACGAATTCAACCTTAACTTAGATGTAAAGCAAGATGGTCGAGAAAATGAAAGTGAACGTATAATCGCACAAATTGTCCAACCGGAAGTGGCTCCACCGGAAGTGGCTCAACCGGACCAAGTGGCAATCTCGACACCTGTTCCCAGAAAGAGAACGATTCCTCAATGTCTCAGAACGAGGCTTCAAGTTTTGCTTGATGTCACATGTCCATTAGCACAAAATTGGAAGGGGCTTGCGGAGAAAATAGGCTACGATGGAATGATTCCATTTCTTGAGAGTAGGATCGGTTCTAGTCCTACAGAGGTGCTGTTGCAGGCCATGGAACAAAAAGCATACACGCTTCAGGAACTACAG AGAATCCTTGGTGAGATGGGTCGGACAGATGCCGTCAATGCTATTCACGAGTATGTGGAGCCCTCGGAGGAACCCGATACTATGCTGCTCAAACCATGTCGCGAGGCTGTCGAAAACGAAAATGTGGGACATGCCTCCAGCGATCAACCTCTTAATGAATTCTAG
- the LOC117316350 gene encoding mucin-3A-like, with amino-acid sequence MYSPTTYKVTANLGTDSPTSYKVPANLGTDSPTSYKVTANIGTDSPTSYKVTANLGTYSPTSYKVTANLGTDSPTNYKVTVNLGTDSPTTYKVTANLGTDSPTTYKVPANLGTDTPTSYKVTANIGTDSPTSYKVTANLGTYSPTSYKVTANLGTDSPTSYKVTANLGTDSPTSYRVTANLGTDSPTSYKVTDNLGRIVLPATRLRTTLEQIVLLATRLRPTFGQIVLPATRYRAILEQIVLLPTRLRPTSGTYSPTSYKVTDNLWTDSPTNYNITTNLGTDSPTTYKVTANLGTDSPTTYKVTANLGTDSPTTYKVTANLGTDSPTNYKVTANLGTDSPTTYKVTDNLGTDSPTTYKVTANLWTDSPTNYNITTNLGTDSPTTYKVTANLGTDSPTTYNITTKLGTDSPTSYKVPNNLGTDSPTNYKITANLGTDSPTTYKVPNNLGTDSPTNYKVTANLGTDSPTSYKVTANLGTDSPTNYKVTANLGTDSPTTYKVTDNLGTDSPTTYKVTDNLWTDSPTSYKVTDNLWTESYQLQDSPTNYKVTDNPWTDSPTSYKVTDNLWTDSPTNYKVTANLWTDSPSTYKVTDNLWTDSPTNYKVTDNLWTDSPTSYKVTDNLWTDSPTSYKVTDNLGTDSPTTYKVTDNLGTDSPTSYKVTDNLWTDSPTSYKVTANLGTDSPTSYKVTDNLWTDSPTNYKVTDNLWTDSPTNYKVTDNLWTDSPTSYKVTDNLWTDSPSTYKVTDNLWTDSPTSYKVTDNLGTDSPTNYKVTANLGTDSPTTYNITANLGTDSPTSYKVTANLGTDSPTTYKVTDNLWTDSPTSYKVTANLGTDSPTTYKVTANLGTDSPTSYKVPDNLGTDSPTSYKVTANLGTDSPTNYKVTANLGTDSPTNYKVTANLGTDSPTTYKVTANLGTDSPTTYNITTNLGTDSPTNYKVTANLGTDSPTNYKVTANLWTDSPTSYKATANIGDI; translated from the exons atgt ATAGTCCTACTACctacaaggttacggccaaCCTTGGAACAGATAGTCCTACCAGCTACAAGGTACCGGCCAACCTTGGAACAGATAGTCCTACCagctacaaggttacggccaaCATTGGGACGGATAGTCCTACCagctacaaggttacggccaaCCTTGGGACATATAGTCCTACCagctacaaggttacggccaaCCTTGGGACGGATAGTCCTACCAACTACAAGGTTACGGTCAACCTTGGAACagatagtcctaccacctacaaggttacggccaaCCTTGGAACagatagtcctaccacctacaAGGTACCGGCCAACCTTGGAACAGATACTCCTACCagctacaaggttacggccaaCATTGGGACGGATAGTCCTACCagctacaaggttacggccaaCCTTGGGACATATAGTCCTACCagctacaaggttacggccaaCCTTGGAACAGATAGTCCTACCagctacaaggttacggccaaCCTTGGAACAGATAGTCCTACCAGCTACAGGGTTACGGCCAACCTTGGGACGGATAGTCCTACCAGCTACAAGGTTACGGACAACCTTGGACGGATAGTCCTACCAGCTACAAGGTTACGGACAACCTTGGAACAGATAGTCCTACTagctacaaggttacggccaaCCTTTGGACAGATAGTCCTACCAGCTACAAGGTACCGGGCAATCTTGGAACAGATAGTCCTACTACCTACAAG gttacggccaaCATCGGGGACATATAGTCCTACCAGCTACAAGGTTACGGACAACCTTTGGACGGATAGTCCTACCAACTACAATATTACGACCAACCTTGGGACagatagtcctaccacctacaaggttacggccaaCCTTGGGACggatagtcctaccacctacaaggttacggccaaCCTTGGGACagatagtcctaccacctacaaggttacggccaaCCTTGGGACGGATAGTCCTACCAActacaaggttacggccaaCCTTGGGACAGATAGTCCTACTACCTACAAGGTAACGGACAACCTTGGGACAGATAGTCCTACTACctacaaggttacggccaaCCTTTGGACGGATAGTCCTACCAACTACAATATTACGACCAACCTTGGGACagatagtcctaccacctacaaggttacggccaaCCTTGGGACggatagtcctaccacctacaATATTACGACCAAGCTTGGGACAGATAGTCCTACCAGCTACAAGGTACCGAACAACCTTGGAACAGATAGTCCTACCAACTACAAGATTACGGCCAACCTTGGAACAGATAGTCCTACTACCTACAAGGTACCGAACAACCTTGGAACAGATAGTCCTACCAActacaaggttacggccaaCCTTGGGACAGATAGTCCTACCagctacaaggttacggccaaCCTTGGAACAGATAGTCCTACCAActacaaggttacggccaaCCTTGGGACGGATAGTCCTACTACCTACAAGGTTACGGACAACCTTGGGACAGATAGTCCTACTACCTACAAGGTTACGGACAACCTTTGGACGGATAGTCCTACCAGCTACAAGGTTACGGACAACCTTTGGACAGAGTCCTACCAGCTACAAG ATAGTCCTACCAACTACAAGGTTACGGACAACCCTTGGACAGATAGTCCTACCAGCTACAAGGTTACGGACAACCTTTGGACGGATAGTCCTACCAActacaaggttacggccaaCCTTTGGACAGATAGTCCTTCTACCTACAAGGTTACGGACAACCTTTGGACAGATAGTCCTACCAACTACAAGGTTACGGACAACCTTTGGACAGATAGTCCTACCAGCTACAAGGTTACGGACAACCTTTGGACAGATAGTCCTACCAGCTACAAGGTTACGGACAACCTTGGGACagatagtcctaccacctacaAGGTTACGGACAACCTTGGGACAGATAGTCCTACCAGCTACAAGGTTACGGACAACCTTTGGACAGATAGTCCTACCagctacaaggttacggccaaCCTTGGGACAGATAGTCCTACCAGCTACAAGGTTACGGACAACCTTTGGACAGATAGTCCTACCAACTACAAGGTTACGGACAACCTTTGGACAGATAGTCCTACCAACTACAAGGTTACGGACAACCTTTGGACAGATAGTCCTACCAGCTACAAGGTTACGGACAACCTTTGGACAGATAGTCCTTCTACCTACAAGGTTACGGACAACCTTTGGACAGATAGTCCTACCAGCTACAAGGTTACGGACAACCTTGGGACAGATAGTCCTACCAActacaaggttacggccaaCCTTGGAACAGATAGTCCTACCACTTACAATATTACGGCCAACCTTGGAACAGATAGTCCTACCAGCTACAAG gttacggccaaCCTTGGGACAGATAGTCCTACTACCTACAAGGTTACGGACAACCTTTGGACGGATAGTCCTACCagctacaaggttacggccaaCCTTGGGACagatagtcctaccacctacaaggttacggccaaCCTTGGAACAGATAGTCCTACCAGCTACAAGGTACCGGACAATCTTGGGACAGATAGTCCTACCagctacaaggttacggccaaCCTTGGAACAGATAGTCCTACCAActacaaggttacggccaaCCTTGGGACAGATAGTCCTACCAACTACAAGGTTACGGCTAACCTTGGAACagatagtcctaccacctacaaggttacggccaaCCTTGGGACggatagtcctaccacctacaATATTACGACCAACCTTGGGACAGATAGTCCTACCAActacaaggttacggccaaCCTTGGAACAGATAGTCCTACCAActacaaggttacggccaaCCTTTGGACAGATAGTCCTACCAGCTACAAGGCTACGGCCAACATCGGGGACATATAG